In the Topomyia yanbarensis strain Yona2022 chromosome 3, ASM3024719v1, whole genome shotgun sequence genome, one interval contains:
- the LOC131689345 gene encoding uncharacterized protein LOC131689345 translates to MNYSCTARDCPHVQYIRNLLETTETCRAEEVSPECGWSRYLPYLKKSARYIVAGLEIVICFWFLMTKAALQIWLRVLDSKSYYWLGFLVCASALISSLPGVRGSMSLEDGLSAVHGTMTKHCSCMALIAIR, encoded by the exons ATGAATTATTCCTGTACGGCTCGGGATTGTCCTCATGTTCAGTACATTCGAAACCTTCTGGAAACCACCGAAACATGTCGAGCGGAAGAGGTCTCCCCCGAATGCGGATGGAGTCGTTACCTACCTTACCTTAAGAAGAGTGCCCGCTATATTGTAGCAGGTCTGGAAATCGTCATATGCTTCTGGTTCTTAATGACCAAGGCCGCCTTGCAAATCTGGCTCCGGGTGCTCGACTCGAAAAG CTACTACTGGTTGGGATTTTTGGTGTGTGCCAGTGCACTGATCTCTTCGCTGCCGGGGGTTCGCGGTTCAATGTCGCTGGAAGATGGCTTGTCGGCGGTACACGGAACTATGACGAAACATTGTTCGTGCATGGCACTAATTGCTATTAGGTAG